Proteins co-encoded in one Blastocatellia bacterium genomic window:
- a CDS encoding site-specific integrase has product MSESYSEASELLKRLVNELDHGGQAILKDRMIFDDLAKFYSEKYLIPAKYVDGRKVAGLRSVVHTKAFLPPLIEYFGNKRIKEITHTDILTYKLKRLDTPKQTGAKRSIASVNRELELLRRMLNIAHQEGWILRSPFSIGKSLISKADERKCERILTREEEARLLNACVGRRTHLKPIIICALDTGMRQGEILSLRWRNIDFDEKVITVEAFNTKTMQTRQVAMTTRLEKELWSLYQSSVGDKNALVFGITDNVKRSFDGARKDAGLSDVRFHDLRHTAATRLVSKHIPISEVGRVLGHSQPSTTYRYVNANLETVRRAALALDEFQRQSEGTKLVEELIN; this is encoded by the coding sequence TTGTCAGAAAGCTACTCAGAAGCTAGCGAATTACTTAAACGCCTAGTTAATGAACTTGATCATGGTGGTCAAGCTATTCTAAAAGATAGAATGATATTTGATGACTTAGCTAAATTTTACTCTGAAAAATACTTAATACCTGCAAAATATGTTGATGGTCGTAAAGTTGCTGGGTTGCGCTCAGTAGTCCATACTAAAGCTTTTTTGCCACCATTAATTGAATACTTTGGCAACAAACGAATTAAAGAAATTACTCACACAGATATACTAACTTATAAGCTAAAGCGGCTAGACACACCTAAACAAACAGGTGCTAAACGCTCAATTGCTAGTGTTAATCGGGAACTTGAACTATTACGCCGAATGTTAAATATTGCCCATCAAGAAGGCTGGATTTTGCGTAGTCCATTTTCAATAGGAAAGTCACTTATTAGCAAAGCCGATGAGCGAAAATGCGAAAGAATCTTAACTAGAGAAGAAGAAGCACGCTTACTTAATGCTTGTGTAGGAAGACGCACACACCTAAAACCCATAATTATTTGTGCGCTTGATACGGGAATGCGACAAGGTGAAATTTTAAGCCTAAGATGGCGCAATATAGACTTTGATGAGAAAGTTATCACCGTAGAAGCTTTTAACACAAAAACTATGCAAACTCGTCAAGTGGCTATGACAACACGTTTAGAAAAAGAACTATGGTCACTTTATCAATCTTCTGTTGGTGATAAAAATGCTTTGGTTTTTGGCATCACAGACAATGTTAAGAGATCATTTGATGGAGCAAGGAAAGATGCAGGCTTGTCAGATGTACGTTTTCACGATTTACGCCATACTGCTGCAACTAGGCTTGTAAGTAAACATATTCCTATTTCTGAAGTTGGACGGGTTTTAGGCCATAGTCAACCATCTACAACTTATCGTTATGTTAATGCCAACCTTGAGACAGTTAGACGCGCAGCATTAGCATTAGATGAGTTTCAACGACAGTCAGAGGGAACTAAACTAGTAGAAGAACTTATTAACTAA